The following are from one region of the Mesorhizobium sp. B4-1-4 genome:
- a CDS encoding succinylglutamate desuccinylase/aspartoacylase family protein has translation MQVTALNNSCAYGQPGIFRGHLHFGNARLSGYSWPLCEVRGTRPGPRLCVSAGVHVNEVSSIEAAVRLQRLFDPETIKGSVSIIPLINQPAMYKYSEYVCPIDDKNINFTFPGKSDGTFSEALCDAIMNEWCAGTDCYVDLHGGDLRENVARFSIFQHTQNAELDALGRRVAMCFDADIVMGLPAAHMEKPGRPPTGFARHGRLALMSEAGSNGLLDEGAICFHVEGVLNIARTLGILDTPVAPFRNARVQCDDYLWVDCPVDGEFHAEVEPGERIKKGQRLGTMRDLFGETLVEIGAPEEGLLLWRITHPSIPKSAPVLAVAVAEKPL, from the coding sequence ATGCAAGTCACTGCCTTAAACAATAGCTGCGCCTACGGGCAGCCAGGCATTTTCCGCGGGCATCTGCACTTCGGTAACGCTCGACTTTCCGGCTACAGCTGGCCGCTTTGCGAGGTCCGCGGCACGAGGCCGGGTCCCCGGCTCTGCGTATCGGCCGGAGTCCATGTCAACGAGGTCTCCAGCATCGAAGCCGCCGTGCGCCTGCAACGGTTGTTCGATCCGGAAACGATCAAGGGATCCGTCTCGATCATTCCCCTGATCAATCAGCCCGCGATGTACAAATACTCCGAATATGTCTGCCCGATCGATGATAAGAACATCAACTTCACCTTTCCCGGCAAGAGCGACGGAACGTTCTCCGAGGCGCTGTGCGACGCGATCATGAACGAATGGTGCGCCGGCACCGACTGCTATGTGGACCTGCATGGCGGAGACCTGCGGGAGAACGTGGCGAGGTTTTCCATTTTCCAGCATACGCAAAACGCCGAACTCGACGCGCTGGGGCGGCGTGTTGCGATGTGCTTCGATGCCGACATCGTGATGGGGCTGCCGGCGGCCCATATGGAGAAGCCTGGCCGGCCTCCCACCGGTTTTGCCCGGCACGGCCGGCTTGCCTTGATGTCCGAAGCGGGTTCGAACGGGCTTTTGGACGAGGGAGCGATCTGCTTCCACGTCGAGGGTGTGCTCAACATCGCCCGCACGCTCGGGATCCTCGATACGCCCGTGGCCCCGTTCCGAAACGCCCGTGTACAATGCGATGACTACCTCTGGGTCGACTGCCCGGTGGACGGTGAGTTCCATGCCGAGGTCGAGCCGGGCGAGAGGATCAAGAAGGGCCAGCGCCTCGGCACCATGCGCGATTTGTTCGGCGAGACGCTGGTCGAGATTGGCGCACCTGAAGAGGGCCTCCTTCTGTGGCGCATAACGCATCCGTCGATTCCGAAAAGTGCTCCGGTGCTTGCTGTTGCAGTCGCGGAAAAGCCGCTTTAG
- a CDS encoding ABC transporter ATP-binding protein, protein MSTSLEMKSIQKFYGALHVVRDFDLYIEPGEFVTFLGPSGSGKTTALKMIAGFETVSSGDILLGMRSIVDVPPYERGIGMVFQNYALFPHMTVAENVAFPLTVRKVARAESEEKVQRALRLVKMAEYRDRYPNQLSGGQQQRIALARAIVFNPSVLLMDEPLGALDRNLREHMKIEIMRIQKELNITVVFVTHDQDEALIMSDRIAIINEGRLVQVADSRSLYYSPQDRFVASFVGESNLLPCRIERVENGAGKVTIAERAPGVARLSGQTRGQAGWLFVRPEHVDIDPRGATSDVENALEGIVEDALFLGEMTRYAIRCGEEIITVKQQNRGQAHFAGGTPVTVSWKADNCIVLN, encoded by the coding sequence ATGTCCACCAGCCTTGAAATGAAAAGCATACAGAAATTTTACGGCGCGCTCCACGTCGTGCGGGACTTCGATCTCTATATCGAGCCGGGCGAGTTCGTAACCTTCCTCGGGCCGTCCGGTTCGGGTAAAACGACGGCGCTGAAAATGATTGCGGGGTTCGAAACGGTCAGTTCCGGTGACATATTGCTCGGAATGCGCTCGATCGTCGATGTGCCTCCCTATGAGCGCGGCATCGGCATGGTCTTCCAGAACTATGCGCTCTTTCCGCATATGACGGTGGCCGAGAACGTTGCCTTCCCCCTGACGGTGCGCAAGGTCGCGCGGGCGGAAAGTGAGGAGAAGGTCCAGCGCGCACTGCGGCTGGTCAAGATGGCAGAGTATCGCGACCGCTACCCCAATCAGCTGTCCGGTGGGCAACAACAGCGCATCGCCCTCGCTCGTGCCATCGTCTTCAATCCAAGCGTTCTGCTCATGGACGAGCCGCTGGGCGCTCTCGACCGCAACCTGCGCGAACATATGAAGATCGAGATCATGCGAATCCAGAAGGAGCTGAACATCACCGTGGTCTTCGTCACCCATGACCAGGACGAAGCGCTCATCATGTCCGACCGGATTGCCATCATCAACGAAGGCAGGCTCGTCCAGGTCGCCGACAGCCGGAGCCTCTACTACAGCCCGCAGGATCGGTTCGTCGCGTCATTCGTCGGCGAGTCCAACCTTCTACCCTGCCGTATCGAACGCGTTGAGAACGGTGCAGGCAAGGTGACCATCGCCGAGCGTGCCCCAGGGGTGGCGCGCCTATCCGGCCAGACGAGAGGCCAAGCGGGATGGCTGTTTGTGCGACCGGAGCATGTAGACATCGACCCGCGCGGTGCGACCTCCGACGTTGAGAATGCTCTCGAAGGCATCGTCGAGGATGCGCTCTTCCTGGGCGAAATGACACGCTACGCCATCCGCTGTGGAGAGGAGATCATCACCGTCAAGCAGCAGAATCGCGGGCAGGCCCATTTTGCGGGCGGAACACCGGTTACCGTTTCTTGGAAAGCCGACAACTGCATCGTCTTGAACTGA
- a CDS encoding ABC transporter permease subunit, translating into MTLLDARRAAAYTVERVAKRHDYMNRLLANHWIRGAIVAGPLIILLVGFLLIPLSIIVWGSIEGTKLTFAHYAGIVSDELNLKILLYTLRIGLIVTVLSLAAGYPVAYLLTQIRSRALSTVTVFILIPLFTAFLIRTYAWIIILGRQGPINNSLIWLGLIREPLPLLNTTFAVVIGMVHVFIPMAIFTMYSSMVRINHDFARAAQILGARPVQAFLRVYFPMSLPGVFSAGILIFIVAIGFYITPALLGGPSDTMISQLIVTQMTTLLNFELSYASSILLLLVTIGILFLASLFIPLEMIWSSATAELSNRKPRAKSRLVSGAKRTLNPVLSAIETLVHAATKPLLTHKSRWLWAYTIGVIVFLTAPLIVVVLLSFSSSQFVVFPPPGLSLQWWVKLANATDWHAAFLFSMKLGITAAAFATLIGTMGAFWLVRTTLPIKRALFLFSLAPLMVPVVIIATSLYVFEAHVHLLGSFAGLVIGHVLLSVPYVIVIMAAALRGFDQSLEKAAAIHGARPLQVLRLVTLPILKPALLTAGLLAFLTSFDELLVAIFLIGRQTPTLPIKFWGDIKYQIDPLLSTASTFIVLLVTVAILLAQWIRVRHEKRTSASVSE; encoded by the coding sequence ATGACGCTGCTGGACGCACGAAGAGCTGCCGCTTACACCGTGGAAAGAGTGGCCAAGAGGCATGATTACATGAACCGGCTCTTGGCCAATCACTGGATCCGTGGCGCCATTGTTGCCGGGCCGCTCATCATCCTTCTGGTCGGTTTCCTCCTCATTCCATTGTCGATCATCGTGTGGGGCAGCATCGAAGGCACCAAGCTGACCTTTGCGCATTACGCGGGCATAGTCTCCGATGAACTCAACTTGAAGATCCTGCTTTACACGCTCAGGATCGGGCTGATCGTGACCGTCCTTTCTCTGGCGGCAGGCTATCCGGTTGCCTATCTGTTGACGCAGATAAGGTCTCGCGCGTTGTCGACTGTGACCGTCTTCATTCTCATTCCGCTGTTCACGGCCTTTCTGATCCGGACCTATGCCTGGATCATCATCCTCGGCCGCCAGGGGCCAATCAACAATTCGCTCATCTGGCTCGGCCTAATCCGCGAGCCCTTGCCACTCCTCAACACCACTTTCGCCGTCGTGATCGGGATGGTGCATGTGTTCATCCCCATGGCGATTTTCACGATGTATTCGTCAATGGTGCGGATCAACCACGATTTCGCGCGCGCGGCGCAGATTCTTGGCGCAAGGCCGGTCCAAGCGTTCCTGCGGGTCTATTTCCCAATGTCACTTCCGGGGGTTTTCTCCGCGGGGATCCTTATCTTCATCGTTGCAATTGGATTCTATATCACGCCGGCCCTTCTCGGGGGCCCCAGTGATACAATGATATCTCAGCTGATCGTCACGCAGATGACGACGCTGTTGAATTTCGAGCTCAGCTACGCGTCGTCGATCTTGCTTCTTCTCGTCACGATCGGCATTCTTTTCCTTGCAAGCCTGTTCATTCCTCTCGAGATGATCTGGTCTTCCGCGACTGCCGAATTGTCGAACCGAAAGCCACGCGCAAAATCCCGCCTGGTGTCGGGGGCCAAACGGACCTTGAATCCGGTCCTTAGCGCTATCGAAACGCTGGTTCATGCGGCGACCAAACCGCTTCTAACCCACAAATCGCGCTGGCTCTGGGCCTATACGATAGGAGTGATCGTATTTTTGACGGCGCCCCTGATCGTCGTGGTCCTCCTTTCGTTCAGCTCGTCGCAATTCGTGGTCTTTCCCCCTCCAGGCCTATCGCTGCAATGGTGGGTGAAGCTGGCGAACGCGACCGACTGGCATGCAGCCTTCCTCTTTTCGATGAAGCTCGGGATCACTGCCGCCGCTTTTGCGACTCTCATCGGCACGATGGGGGCCTTCTGGCTGGTGCGCACCACGCTGCCCATCAAGCGAGCGCTCTTCCTCTTCTCGCTGGCACCTCTCATGGTGCCTGTGGTCATTATCGCGACATCGCTCTATGTCTTCGAGGCGCACGTTCATCTGCTTGGCAGCTTCGCCGGGCTGGTGATCGGGCATGTCCTTCTGTCCGTACCCTATGTCATCGTGATCATGGCCGCGGCATTGCGCGGCTTCGACCAGTCGCTGGAAAAGGCGGCTGCCATCCACGGCGCGCGTCCGCTGCAGGTGCTCCGCCTCGTGACATTGCCAATCCTGAAGCCGGCACTCCTTACCGCAGGTCTTCTTGCTTTTCTGACCTCGTTCGATGAGTTGCTGGTCGCCATCTTCTTGATCGGGCGGCAGACGCCGACACTGCCGATCAAGTTCTGGGGCGATATCAAGTACCAGATTGACCCGCTGCTCAGCACCGCTTCGACCTTCATTGTCCTGCTCGTGACTGTGGCGATCTTGCTGGCGCAGTGGATCAGGGTACGGCATGAGAAGCGGACATCGGCTAGCGTCAGCGAGTGA